The Minwuia thermotolerans genomic interval GGTCGCCGCCGCCCGAGCGCTCGCGCTGGGGCAGGGGCTCGACGCCCTCCTTCTCGATGCCGGTCTCCTGATCGACATAGCGCATCGACAGGCGCACCTTGCCGCGGTCGTCGACCTCCAGCAGCTTGACGTAGACCTCATCGCCCTCGTTGACGACGTCGGTCACTTTCTCGGTGCGGCCTTCCTGCATCTCGGAGACATGGACCAGGCCGTCGCGACTTCCGAAGAAGTTCACGAAGGCGCCGAAGTCCATGATCTTCACGACCTTGCCCTTGTAGACCGCGCCGGGCTCCGGCTCCGCGACGATGGAATGGATCCAGTCCAGCGCCTTCTGCGCGGCGTCGCCGTCGCTGGAAGCCACCTTCACCGTGCCGTCGTCGTCGATGTCGATCTTGCAGCCGGTGACCTCGGTGATTTCCCGGATCACCTTGCCGCCGGTGCCGATGACGTCGCGGATCTTGTCGGTCGGAACCTTGATCACGGAGATGCGCGGAGCGGTCTCCTTCAGCTCCTCGCGGCCTGCGCTGATCGCCTTGGACATGCAGTCCAGGATGTGGGCGCGGCCCTCATTGGCCTGACCGAGGGCGGTCTTCATGATCTCCTCGGTGATGCCCGCGATCTTGATGTCCATCTGCAGCGAGGTGACGCCCTTCGACGTGCCGGCCACCTTGAAATCCATGTCGCCCAGATGATCCTCGTCGCCGAGGATATCGGACAGGACGGCGTGACGATCGCCTTCCAGGATCAGGCCCATGGCGATGCCGGAGACCGGGCGGCGCAGCGGCACGCCCGCATCCATCATCGCAAGCGAGGTGCCGCAGACGGTCGCCATCGAGGAAGAACCGTTGGATTCCGTCACCTCGGAAACGATCCGGATGGTGTAGGGGAACTCGGTCTTCGACGGCATCAGCGGATGCACCGCCCGCCAGGCCAGCTTGCCGTGGCCGATCTCCCGGCGTCCCGGGCCCAGGCGGAAGCTGGTCTCGCCCACCGAATAGGGCGGGAAGTTGTAGTGCAGCATGAAGTGCTCGCGGCTTTCGCCGGCCAGCGCGTCGATGATCTGCTCGTCCTGGCCGGTCCCCAGTGTGGTGACCACCAGGGCCTGGGTCTCGCCGCGGGTGAACAGCGCCGAACCGTGCGCGCGGGGCAGGATGCCGACCTCGCATTCGATCGGGCGGACCGTGCGGGTGTCGCGGCCGTCGATGCGCTTGCCGGTGTCCAGGATGCCGTTGCGGACGATGTTCTTCTCGAGGTCCTTGAGCGCGGCGCCGACAGCCTGCCGGCCTTCCTCGTGTTCGGCCAGGGCGTCCTTGACCTTCTGCTTGGCCGCCGAGACGGCGTCCTGGCGGGCGGTCTTCTCGCGGATCGTGTAGGCGGCGGCGAGATCGTCGCGGGCGATGCCGGAGATCTGCTCCATCAGAGAGTCGGTGTAGAGCGGCGGCGGCGGGGCCCAGGGCTCCTTCGCGGCCGTCTCGGCCAGGTCGATGATGGCGTCGATGACTTCCTGATAGGCCTTGTGGCCGAACATCACCGCGCCCAGCATTTCGTCCTCGCTGAGCTCGTCGGCCTCCGATTCCACCATCATGACGGCGTCGACGGTGCCGGCCACGACCAGGTCGAGCCGCGAATCGGGCATCTGCTGGCGTGTGGGGTTGAGCACGTACTCGCCGTCCACCATGCCTACGCGGCAGCCGCCCAGCGGGCCCATGAAAGGCAGGCCGGAAATGGTCAGCGCCGCGGAGGCGCCCACCATCGCGGCGACGTCGGGCTCATTCTCCAGATCGTGCTGCAGCACGGTGCAGATGATCTGGGTCTCGTTCTTGAAGCCCGGGGCGAACAGCGGCCGGACGGGCCGGTCGATCAGGCGGCTGGTCAGCGTCTCGCTGTCGGCCGGCCGGCCCTCTCGCTTGAAGAAGCCGCCCGGGATCTTGCCCGCGGCGAAATACTTCTCCTGGTAATTGACGGTCAGCGGGAAGAAATCCAGGTCCGGCTTCGGGGACCTTTCGGCGACGACCGTGCAGAGCACCATGGTTTCGCCATAGGTCACCATCACGGAGCCTGTCGCCTGGCGGGCGACCTTGCCCGTTTCGAGGACCAGCTTGCGCCCGCCCCACTCGATCTCTTTTCGTTTTACCTGAAACATTCTTGCATACCTTCCTTCAGCCCCCCTGGGCTGATCCTGAAACCGGAAGGCGGGGTCCGCCCCTGCGGCCCGCGCCTGTCAGCTTTCCGATTTCCTTGCCCGGCGCGACGGCCGGGCCGCAGCATCAGCGGCGGATTCCGAGACGCTGAATGAGTTCGCGATAGCGCGACTCGTCCTTGCCCCTGACATAGTCAAGCAGCGAGCGCCGCTTGGAGACCAGCATCAGCAGGCCGCGGCGCGAGTGGTTGTCCTTCTTGTGGGTCTTGAAGTGCTCGGTCAGATTGACGATCCGTTCGGTCAGGATCGCGATCTGCACCTCGGGGGAACCCGTGTCGCCGCCTTCGCGGGCAAATTCCTTGATCAGTTCCGACTTGCGTTCGGCAGTGATCGACATCGTATTCTCCATCTCGATTTCGCAGACCGGCCGCGGCCGGTCAGAGATTGAACACACGCACCGGCTCGACGAATTCCGAGCGGTAGCGGGCCAGCGCCACCGGCTTGCGGTCGTGCGTCACGCACAGCAATTCCGCCTCCGGGGACGTGAAGTTGAGGACCCGGACCGGCTGACCATGACGAAGTCTGTCAGCCTGCTCACCGGTCAGGGCCAGAGCCGGGATGTCGTCCAGCGCGGTCTCGATCGGTGACAGGGCCTCAAGGCCGGCGCGCTTATCGCACAGGGAAACGAAATCATCCAGAGAAATCGCCGTGTTTTCGCGGAACGGACCCACCGCCGTGCGGCGCAGTTCGGCCACGTGGCCGCGGGCGCCGAGCGCCAGGGCCAGATCGCGCGCCAGGCTGCGCACATAGACGCCCTTGCCGGAGCGCATCTCGAAGCGGCTGTGGTCCGGATCCGGGTCGTCGATATGCACAAGGCCGTGAATCTCCGCCTCGCGGGGCGGCAGATCCGGCGGGGCGCCGGCGCGCGCCAGGTCATAGGCCCGCTGGCCATTCACCTTGATGGCGGAGAAGGTCGGCGGGGTCTGCATGATCCGGCCGGTGAACGTGGCCAGCGCGGCGCCGATCGCTGCCGGGGCTGGCCGGATATCGCTCTCGGCCAGAGCCTCGCCTTCGGCGTCGTCGGTCGTCGTCTGGACGCCCCAGCGCACGGTGAAGCGATAGACCTTCGTGGCGTCGTTCAGCAACGGCACGCATTTCGTGGCCTCACCGAAGGCGATCGGCAGGATGCCGCTGGCCAGCGGATCGAGGGTGCCGGCATGACCCGCCTTCTGCGCATCCAGCAGCCGCCGTGCGCGATTGACCATGTCGGTGGAGGTCGGCCCCACGGGCTTGTCGAGGACCAGCCAGCCATGTACGGGCTGGCCGCGCCTACGCCGTCCCATCGTCGTCCAGGTCGCCGCGGACGGCGTCGGAGCGCAGGATCCGGTCGATGTGGTCGGCGTGTTCGAAGGTCTCGTCGCGGCGGAAGATCAGCTTCGGCGCGTATTTCAGCTTCACCGAGCGGGCGATCCGGCCGGCCAGGAAGCCGGCTGATCGGTTCAGGCCGGCCAGCACGTCCTCGACCTCGACGCCACCCAGCGGTTCGACGAAAACCGTGGCGTTGCGCAGGTCGGGCGAGAGCGAAACCTCGGTCACGGTGATCGAGCGGCCACTGACTGCCGGATCCTGGACCTCGCCGCGGTTCAGCGTTTCCGACAACGCGTGACGGATCAGTTCGCCGACACGCAGTTGCCGTGTGCCGGGGCCTTCGGACTTGTTGCGGTGATGACGCATGGGATGGAGAGCGGCCGCTGCGCGCCGGTCATGGCGCTACAGCGTCCGCTCGATCTCCTGGATCTCGTACACCTCGATCTGATCGCCTTCCTGGATGTCCTGATGGTTCTGGAAGGCAATGCCGCATTCGCTGCCCTGGCGCACTTCGGCCACTTCTTCCTTGAAGTGCTTCAGGTTGGCGATGGTGCCTTCGTGCAGCACGATGCCGTCACGCAGCTGGCGATATTTCGCATTGCGCTTGACCGTGCCGTCGACAACCAGACAGCCGGCGATCTTGCCGACCTTGGTGATGTTGAACACCTGACGGACCTCGGCCGTACCCAGGTTGATCTCCCTGGCTTCCGGTTCCAGAAGGCCGCTCATGATGGCCTTCAGGTCGTCCGTCAACTCGTAGATGACGTTGTAGTAGCGGATATCGACGCCATCCCGCTCGGCCGCCTCGCGCGCCTGCTTGTTGGGTCGTGCGTTGAAGCCGAAGATCACCGCCCCGGCGGATTTCGCCAGGGTGACGTCGGTTTCCGTGATGCCGCCGACGCCGGCGTGGAGGATCCGCGCCTTGACCTCGTCGGTCGACATCTTCTCCGCCGAGGCGACGATCGCCTCGACCGAGCCCTGCACGTCGCCCTTGATGAGGATCGGCACCTCGGCCGCCTGGCCTTCCTTGATGGCGGACAGCATCTGCTCCAGCGTGCCGCGGCCGCCCTGCGAGGCGAGGTGGTTCTTCATGCGCCGGGCGCGGACCTCGGCCACTTCGCGGGCGCGGGATTCGCTGTCGACCACGATGAAGTCGTCGCCGGCCGACGGGGCGTCCTGATAGCCCAGCACCTCCACCGGACGGGACGGCTCGGCGGCATCGAGGCGAGCGCCGTGTTCGTCCACCAGGGCGCGGACACGGCCCCAGGTCGCGCCGGAGACGAAGATGTCGCCGACCTTCAGCGTCCCGCCCTGAACCAGAACGGTCGCCACGGCGCCGCGGCCCTGTTCCAGCTGGGCCTCGATCACCGTGCCGTTGGCGGTGCGGTCGGGATTGGCCTTCAGGTCCATCAGCTCCGCCTGGAGCACGATGGTTTCCACCAGCGAATCGAGGTTGGTGCCCTTCAGCGCGGAGATCTCGACGACGAGTTGCTCGCCGCCCATCTCCTCGACCACGATATTGTGCTGCAGCAGATCCTGCTTCACGCGGCTCGGATCGGCGTCCGGCTTGTCGATCTTGTTGACCGCGATGATGATCGGCGCCCCGGCCGCCTGGGCGTGATGGATCGCCTCGACGGTCTGCGGCATGACCGAATCGTCGGCCGCAACCACCAGTACCACGATGTCCGTCACCTTGGCGCCGCGGGAGCGCATGGAGGTGAAGGCCGCGTGGCCCGGCGTGTCGAGGAAGGTGATCTTCTGGCCGTTGTCCGTGGTGACCTGATAGGCGCCGATATGCTGGGTGATGCCACCGGCCTCGCCGCGGACGACTTCGGTCTTGCGCAGCGCGTCCAGCACCGAGGTCTTGCCGTGGTCGACATGGCCCATGACCGTGACCACGGCCGGGCGCGGCTTCAGATCGGCGTCCACATCCTGCGGCGGGACGATCGCGTCCTCGACATCGGTTTCGGAGACGCGCTTGATCCTGTGGCCGAACTCCTCGATGACGAGTTCCGCGGTGTCGGCGTCGATGGTCTGGTTGATGGTCGCCATCACGCCCATCTTCATCATCGCCTTGACGACGTCGCCGCCTCGTACGGCCATGCGGTTGGCCAGTTCGCCCACGGTCAGCGCCTCGGGCACCACGACCTCGCGCACGATCCTGCCCTGGGCCTCCTGGCCGCCGCCGGAGCCCTTGGAGGACCGCTTGTCGCGGTTGGTGCGGCGGCGGAAGGCGGCCAGCGATTTCTGTTTCTCGCCGGTATCGTCCAGCGCCTGGGATATCGTCAGCTTGCCGCTGCGGCGATTCTTGCCGCCCGGCTTGCCGCGCGCGGGCGGACGCGCCGGCGTCGCCGCGGGGCGGCCGCCCTTGCGGGCGCGGCTGCTCTCGTCGCTTTCGGTTTCCTCGGCGGCGGCGGCGTCGGCTGTCCTGGCCGGCCGGGGCTTGTCGGTCGCCTGCTTCGCCTTCTCTTCCGCAGCGGCCTTGCGGCGGGCTTCCTCTTCCTCGGCCTGCCGGCGGGCCTCTTTCTCTTCGGCCTTGCGGCGGGCTTCCTCTTCCTCGGCCTGCCGGCGCACCTCTTCCTCTTCGGCCTTGCGGCGGGCTTCGGCGGCGGCGAGCCGCTCGGCGTCCTCGCTGGCCTTGGCCTTGCGATCGGCGGCCTGCGCCTGGGCCGATTTCAGCGCCTTCGCCCGCGCGGCCTTCTCGTCCTCGGTCAGCCGCGGCAGGACGTTGCGGTTGCGCGTCTGCTCCAGACGCGAGCGACCGTCGGGCTTCGCCGGCGGCGAGGTCGCGCCCTGACGCCTGGTGATTTCCTCGCGCTCGGCGGCGCGGGCCGGATCGGCCGGTTTGGGCGCCGGCTGTTCGGACTGTGGCGCGGGGGCCTGCCGCTCGGGCTCGCGCTTCGTCGAGCGCTTCTTCTTGACCTCAACCTGGACGTTGCGCGTGCTGCGGCCGCCCGAGCCCTGACGGCCCGGACTTCCGTCCGAACGTTTCTTCAGTTCCAGCCGTGCGCCTCGCGAGACGGTCAGTGTCTTCTTCTCGCCAGGTTGCTTTTGGTCAGTCATGTACGATCCGCTTTTCCGTTACCAATCTACCGGCGAACCCGAGATCAGGCTCAGCCGTTCCGTTTCACGCAGGAACATGTCGGCCAGCCGCCCCGACGCGACCGCAGCATGTACCACATTTTCCCGGCCCAAGGCCAAGCTCAATTCCTCCCGGCCGAACAGGCCGATCAGAGGCGCCGGACCGGCCAGCCTGGCCGCCCTTTCCCGGGCGGTCCCGCCGCCGTCGGCGGCGACGATCATGACCGCCGCCTCGCCCTTTCCGGCCTTGTCGGCGACCTTCTCGAAGCCCGCCGTCACCAGGCCGGCGCCGTTCGCCAGACCCAGAAGGTTCAGGCAACGCCGCCGGAGCAGCCGTTCCGTCAGACCCGCCAGGTCCTCGGGCAGATTCGCCTCCTCGCGGAAGGCGCGGGGAAAGGGATTCTTCCGCCCCAGCCCTTCGAAGGTCTTCCGCTCGGCCGACAGCCAGGCGCCGCGGCCGGGCAGCTTCTCCTCGACGTCCGGCGTCACCACCCTGGCCGGATCCAGCACGAACCGGATCAGCCGGGCAGTCTCGCCGCTGGCGCCGCTGACGATGCAGCGCCGCTGCGGCGTTTCGCGCGCGGGCTTGCCGGTCACCGCGTCCGGCGGATCAGACCGCCGGGGATTCCTCGTTTTTGTCGCTCTCCGCAGTCTCTTCTTCCTCGTCGGCGAACCAGTGCGCCCGCGCGGCCATGATGATCTCGTTGGCGTCATCGACACTCAGATCGAATTCGCGCAGCGGCGCGTCCGCGTCGGTGACAAGCTCCTCCGATGCAAAGTCGCCCAGGTCGTCGAGGGTCTTGACCCCGGCCTCGCCGAGCTTCACCAGCATGGCCGGGGTAAGCTTCTCGATCGCAGCGATGTCGTCGTCGACGCCAAGCTCCCGGCGCTTCTCGTCCATCGCTTCCTCGAGCCGCTGGAGATGCTCCTGGGCCCGTGACGACAGCTCTTCGGCGACGTCGCGATCGAAGCCCTCGATCTCCTCCAGATCCTCCAGCGGGGAATAGGCGACTTCCTCGACGCTGTCGAATCCTTCCGCCACCAATAACTGGGCAATCATCTCGTCGACGTCCAGAGCCGCGATGAACATTTCCGAGCGTTCGCGGAACTCCGTCTGGCGGCGTTCGGATTCCTCTTCCTCGGTCAGGATGTCGATATCCCAGCCCGAAAGCTGGGAGGCGAGGCGCACGTTCTGGCCGCGGCGGCCGATCGCCAGGCTGAGCTGGTCGTCTGGGACCACCACTTCGATGCGATTCTGATCCTCGTCCAGCACCACCTTCATCACATCGGCCGGCGCCAGCGCGCTGACGATGAAGCTGGCCGGGTCGGAGGTATGCGGGATGATGTCGATCTTTTCGCCCTGCAGTTCGTTGACCACCGCCTGGACGCGGCTGCCACGCATGCCGACGCAGGCGCCGACCGGGTCGATCGAGGAATCGTGGCTGATCACGGCGATCTTGGCGCGGCTGCCCGGATCCCGGGCCACGGCCTTGATCTCGATGACGCCGTCATAGACTTCCGGGACTTCCTGGGCGAACAGCATCGCCATGAAGCGCGGATGCGTGCGCGACAGGAAGATCTGCGGCCCGCGGTTCTCCCGCCGGACATCGTAGATATAGGCGCGGACGCGGTCGCCGGGGCGGAAGGTTTCCCTGGGCAGCAGCTCGTCGCGGCGCAGGATCGCCTCGGCGCGGCCGAGATCGACCATGACGTTGCCGTGTTCGACGCGCTTGACCAGACCGTTGATGATCTCGCCGACGCGGTCCTTGTATTCGTCGTACTGGCGGTCGCGCTCGGCATCGCGGACCTTCTGGAAGATGATCTGCTTCGCCGACTGGGCGGAGACGCGGCCGAAGTCGATGGGCGGCAGGGGCTCCGAGATCAGGTCGCCGAGCTGGGCGTCAGGGTTCATCTCCCGGGCCTCGTCCAGCGAGATCTGGGTAGCCGCGTCCTCGATCTCGTCGACCGTCTCGCGCAGGCGCCAGATGCTGATGTCGCCGGATTTGCGGTCGATCTCGGCGCGGATCATGTGCTCGGCGCCGTAGGTCACCTTGGCCGTGCGCTGGATCGCTTCCTCCAGCGCCTCCATCACGATCTCCGGATCGATGGACTTCTCGCGGGCGACCGCGTCGGCCACCTGCAGCAGTTCCAGCCTGTTCGCTGTGGTCACCGCCATGATGCTGCTACTCCGTCTCTTCCGTCTTGCGGCGCGCCTTTTCGCGCGCCTTGCTTTCCTTGAGGCTCGCCTCGATCAGCCGATCGGTCAGAACCAGCTTGGCGTCCGCGATATCGTCCAGCGGCAGGGTGACTGCCGCGTCCTCCGGCCTGACGCCGTTCAGTTCCATCTTCACGGCGTCGCCGTCCAGGCCGGTCAGCAGGCCCTTGAAGCGCTTGCGGCCATCGATCGGCTGGTGCAGCTCCACGCGGGCGTCATGGCCGGCATAGCGCTCGAAGTCCTTGCGCCGGGTCAGCGGCCGGTCGATGCCCGGCGAGGAAACTTCCAGCGAATAGGCCTCACTGACTGGATCCTCGACGTCCAGCAGCGCCGAGACCGCGTGGCTCACCGTCTCGCAGTCCTCGACCTCCATGCCGCCGTCCGACATCCGCTCCGCCATGATCTGCAATACGGGCCGCGCGCCGCCCGTGTAGCGGATGCGGACGATCTCGTATCCCATGCTTTCCAGTGACGGCGCGATCAGTTGCCCGATGCGGTCCGTCAGTGCCGATGTCATGAATCCGGTACCCAAAGATTGCCCAAACCGGCTGCCGACACACGCCAGAAACAAAAAAGTGGGCCCGCGGCCCACCCGATCCGACGCTCCAAGCAGCGTTTACTGGTGTAGGCCGGATAATAAGGATTTCCGCCACATCTTCAAGTGTTTCTCGTGAAGCGGAAATACAGTGGCCGGTCGCCCTTCTCCAGCGCCTTGGCCTCGTAGCGCGTCCGCCGGTGCCCGGCCGGCGGCAGCCGCCAGTCGCCGGGGCGCTCTGCGGGCCAGTCGAAGTCGGGATGGGCCAGCAGATGACGCAGGATCCAGCGCGCGTAGTCCATGTGGTCGGTGGCGATGCGCAGATCGGCGCCCGGCTTCAGAACCCGCGCCAGGCTGTCCAGATTCTCCCGCGAGACGATGCGCCGCTTGTGATGACGCAGCTTCGGCCAGGGATCGGGGAACAGGATGAAGCAGCGGTCGACCGACGAGTCCGGCAGGCCGTCGAGCAGGGGCCTGACGTCGTCGTCCAGCAGCAGGACGTTCCCCAGCCCCTCGTCCTCGATCATGCCGAGCGTCTTGGCCACGCCTTCCAGGAAGGGTTCGCAGCCGATCAGGGTGGCCTCGGGGTGGTCCGCGGCCTGGGCCGTCAGATGCTCGCCGCCGCCGCTGCCGATTTCCAGCCAGAGCGGCCCGGCAGGCAGGCGCGCCGGATCGGGCGCAAGCCGGGGCAGCAGGTCGTCGATCAGCCGTTCCTGGCGCGGACTGAGCCGCTTGCCGCGTCGCCGGCCGTAGAACCGGTAGGGCGGTCCGTCCGCGCGGCCCAACTCAGGCGCAGGCGTCTTTCAGCGCGCCGACCAGATCCAGCTTCTCCCAGGTGAAGCTGTTGTCGGCGCCCGGTTCGCGGCCGAAATGCCCGTAGGCGGCGGTGCGCTCGTAGATGGGCCGCATCAGGTCCAGGTGCTGGCGGATGCCCCGAGGACTGAGGTCCATGACCTGGCGCAGCGCGCCTTCCAGTTTCTCCTCGTCAACCTGGCCGGTGCCGTGCAGATCGACATAGACCGACAGCGGCTTGGAGACGCCGATGGCGTAGGAAAGCTGGATCGTGCAGCGCTCCGCGAGCTCGGCGCCGACGACGTTCTTGGCCAGATAGCGCGCGGCATAGGCGGCCGAGCGGTCGACCTTGGTCGGATCCTTGCCCGAGAAGGCGCCGCCGCCATGGGGCGCCGCGCCGCCATAGGTGTCGACGATGATCTTGCGCCCGGTCAGGCCGGCGTCGCCGTCGGGCCCGCCGATCACGAACTTGCCCGTCGGGTTGACGTAGAATTCGTCCTCCGGGCACATCCAGCCCTCGGGCAGGGCGGCGGTGACGAAGGGGCGCACCATCTCGCGCACCTCCTCCTGGCTCAGGCCGTCGGCGTGCTGGGTCGAGACCACGACCGAGGTCGCGCCCACCGGCTTGCCGCCGACATAGCGAAGCGTCACCTGGCTTTTGGAATCGGGGCCGAATGCGGGCTGGCTGCCGTCATGTCGGGCCTTCGCCATGGATTGCAGGATGCGGTGCGAGAAGTAGATCGGCGCCGGCATCAGCGAGTCGGTCTCGCGGCAGGCATAGCCGAACATGATGCCCTGGTCGCCCGCGCCGAGATCCTTGTTGCCGGTCGAATCCACACCCTGGGCGATGTCCATCGA includes:
- the nusA gene encoding transcription termination factor NusA, producing MAVTTANRLELLQVADAVAREKSIDPEIVMEALEEAIQRTAKVTYGAEHMIRAEIDRKSGDISIWRLRETVDEIEDAATQISLDEAREMNPDAQLGDLISEPLPPIDFGRVSAQSAKQIIFQKVRDAERDRQYDEYKDRVGEIINGLVKRVEHGNVMVDLGRAEAILRRDELLPRETFRPGDRVRAYIYDVRRENRGPQIFLSRTHPRFMAMLFAQEVPEVYDGVIEIKAVARDPGSRAKIAVISHDSSIDPVGACVGMRGSRVQAVVNELQGEKIDIIPHTSDPASFIVSALAPADVMKVVLDEDQNRIEVVVPDDQLSLAIGRRGQNVRLASQLSGWDIDILTEEEESERRQTEFRERSEMFIAALDVDEMIAQLLVAEGFDSVEEVAYSPLEDLEEIEGFDRDVAEELSSRAQEHLQRLEEAMDEKRRELGVDDDIAAIEKLTPAMLVKLGEAGVKTLDDLGDFASEELVTDADAPLREFDLSVDDANEIIMAARAHWFADEEEETAESDKNEESPAV
- the truB gene encoding tRNA pseudouridine(55) synthase TruB, with product MGRRRRGQPVHGWLVLDKPVGPTSTDMVNRARRLLDAQKAGHAGTLDPLASGILPIAFGEATKCVPLLNDATKVYRFTVRWGVQTTTDDAEGEALAESDIRPAPAAIGAALATFTGRIMQTPPTFSAIKVNGQRAYDLARAGAPPDLPPREAEIHGLVHIDDPDPDHSRFEMRSGKGVYVRSLARDLALALGARGHVAELRRTAVGPFRENTAISLDDFVSLCDKRAGLEALSPIETALDDIPALALTGEQADRLRHGQPVRVLNFTSPEAELLCVTHDRKPVALARYRSEFVEPVRVFNL
- the rpsO gene encoding 30S ribosomal protein S15, which gives rise to MSITAERKSELIKEFAREGGDTGSPEVQIAILTERIVNLTEHFKTHKKDNHSRRGLLMLVSKRRSLLDYVRGKDESRYRELIQRLGIRR
- the trmB gene encoding tRNA (guanine(46)-N(7))-methyltransferase TrmB; the encoded protein is MGRADGPPYRFYGRRRGKRLSPRQERLIDDLLPRLAPDPARLPAGPLWLEIGSGGGEHLTAQAADHPEATLIGCEPFLEGVAKTLGMIEDEGLGNVLLLDDDVRPLLDGLPDSSVDRCFILFPDPWPKLRHHKRRIVSRENLDSLARVLKPGADLRIATDHMDYARWILRHLLAHPDFDWPAERPGDWRLPPAGHRRTRYEAKALEKGDRPLYFRFTRNT
- the pnp gene encoding polyribonucleotide nucleotidyltransferase; the protein is MFQVKRKEIEWGGRKLVLETGKVARQATGSVMVTYGETMVLCTVVAERSPKPDLDFFPLTVNYQEKYFAAGKIPGGFFKREGRPADSETLTSRLIDRPVRPLFAPGFKNETQIICTVLQHDLENEPDVAAMVGASAALTISGLPFMGPLGGCRVGMVDGEYVLNPTRQQMPDSRLDLVVAGTVDAVMMVESEADELSEDEMLGAVMFGHKAYQEVIDAIIDLAETAAKEPWAPPPPLYTDSLMEQISGIARDDLAAAYTIREKTARQDAVSAAKQKVKDALAEHEEGRQAVGAALKDLEKNIVRNGILDTGKRIDGRDTRTVRPIECEVGILPRAHGSALFTRGETQALVVTTLGTGQDEQIIDALAGESREHFMLHYNFPPYSVGETSFRLGPGRREIGHGKLAWRAVHPLMPSKTEFPYTIRIVSEVTESNGSSSMATVCGTSLAMMDAGVPLRRPVSGIAMGLILEGDRHAVLSDILGDEDHLGDMDFKVAGTSKGVTSLQMDIKIAGITEEIMKTALGQANEGRAHILDCMSKAISAGREELKETAPRISVIKVPTDKIRDVIGTGGKVIREITEVTGCKIDIDDDGTVKVASSDGDAAQKALDWIHSIVAEPEPGAVYKGKVVKIMDFGAFVNFFGSRDGLVHVSEMQEGRTEKVTDVVNEGDEVYVKLLEVDDRGKVRLSMRYVDQETGIEKEGVEPLPQRERSGGGDRRPRRRD
- the metK gene encoding methionine adenosyltransferase, whose product is MPRQNYLFTSESVSEGHPDKVCDRISDAIVDLFLKHEPDARVACETLTTTNLIVLAGETRGPASITNDMIEETARRAVRDIGYEQEGFHWRDAKVQIYLHEQSMDIAQGVDSTGNKDLGAGDQGIMFGYACRETDSLMPAPIYFSHRILQSMAKARHDGSQPAFGPDSKSQVTLRYVGGKPVGATSVVVSTQHADGLSQEEVREMVRPFVTAALPEGWMCPEDEFYVNPTGKFVIGGPDGDAGLTGRKIIVDTYGGAAPHGGGAFSGKDPTKVDRSAAYAARYLAKNVVGAELAERCTIQLSYAIGVSKPLSVYVDLHGTGQVDEEKLEGALRQVMDLSPRGIRQHLDLMRPIYERTAAYGHFGREPGADNSFTWEKLDLVGALKDACA
- the rimP gene encoding ribosome maturation factor RimP, with protein sequence MTSALTDRIGQLIAPSLESMGYEIVRIRYTGGARPVLQIMAERMSDGGMEVEDCETVSHAVSALLDVEDPVSEAYSLEVSSPGIDRPLTRRKDFERYAGHDARVELHQPIDGRKRFKGLLTGLDGDAVKMELNGVRPEDAAVTLPLDDIADAKLVLTDRLIEASLKESKAREKARRKTEETE
- a CDS encoding DUF448 domain-containing protein yields the protein MTGKPARETPQRRCIVSGASGETARLIRFVLDPARVVTPDVEEKLPGRGAWLSAERKTFEGLGRKNPFPRAFREEANLPEDLAGLTERLLRRRCLNLLGLANGAGLVTAGFEKVADKAGKGEAAVMIVAADGGGTARERAARLAGPAPLIGLFGREELSLALGRENVVHAAVASGRLADMFLRETERLSLISGSPVDW
- the infB gene encoding translation initiation factor IF-2 codes for the protein MTDQKQPGEKKTLTVSRGARLELKKRSDGSPGRQGSGGRSTRNVQVEVKKKRSTKREPERQAPAPQSEQPAPKPADPARAAEREEITRRQGATSPPAKPDGRSRLEQTRNRNVLPRLTEDEKAARAKALKSAQAQAADRKAKASEDAERLAAAEARRKAEEEEVRRQAEEEEARRKAEEKEARRQAEEEEARRKAAAEEKAKQATDKPRPARTADAAAAEETESDESSRARKGGRPAATPARPPARGKPGGKNRRSGKLTISQALDDTGEKQKSLAAFRRRTNRDKRSSKGSGGGQEAQGRIVREVVVPEALTVGELANRMAVRGGDVVKAMMKMGVMATINQTIDADTAELVIEEFGHRIKRVSETDVEDAIVPPQDVDADLKPRPAVVTVMGHVDHGKTSVLDALRKTEVVRGEAGGITQHIGAYQVTTDNGQKITFLDTPGHAAFTSMRSRGAKVTDIVVLVVAADDSVMPQTVEAIHHAQAAGAPIIIAVNKIDKPDADPSRVKQDLLQHNIVVEEMGGEQLVVEISALKGTNLDSLVETIVLQAELMDLKANPDRTANGTVIEAQLEQGRGAVATVLVQGGTLKVGDIFVSGATWGRVRALVDEHGARLDAAEPSRPVEVLGYQDAPSAGDDFIVVDSESRAREVAEVRARRMKNHLASQGGRGTLEQMLSAIKEGQAAEVPILIKGDVQGSVEAIVASAEKMSTDEVKARILHAGVGGITETDVTLAKSAGAVIFGFNARPNKQAREAAERDGVDIRYYNVIYELTDDLKAIMSGLLEPEAREINLGTAEVRQVFNITKVGKIAGCLVVDGTVKRNAKYRQLRDGIVLHEGTIANLKHFKEEVAEVRQGSECGIAFQNHQDIQEGDQIEVYEIQEIERTL
- the rbfA gene encoding 30S ribosome-binding factor RbfA, which gives rise to MRHHRNKSEGPGTRQLRVGELIRHALSETLNRGEVQDPAVSGRSITVTEVSLSPDLRNATVFVEPLGGVEVEDVLAGLNRSAGFLAGRIARSVKLKYAPKLIFRRDETFEHADHIDRILRSDAVRGDLDDDGTA